A genomic segment from Nicotiana sylvestris chromosome 1, ASM39365v2, whole genome shotgun sequence encodes:
- the LOC104214531 gene encoding cullin-associated NEDD8-dissociated protein 1, which translates to MANLTITNILEKMTGKDKDYRYMATSDLLNELNKEGFKLDVELEGKLSSTVLQQLDDAAGDVSGLAVKCLAPLAKKVSEQQILEMTNRLCDKLLNGKEQHRDIASIALKTIVSEVPSSSIAQSVLVSISPKLIKGITAPGMSTEIKCECLDILCDVLHKYGNLMASDHEALLTSLLPQLSSNQASVRKKTVSCIASLSSSLSDDLLAKATVEVVRLLSKKGSKSEMIRTNIQMIGALSRAVGYRFGPHLGETVPMLINYCTSASENDEELREYSLQALESFLLRCPRDISYYCDEILHLTLEYLSYDPNFTDNMEEDIDEEILDEEEDDESANEYTDDEDVSWKVRRAAAKCLAALIVTRPEMLSKLYEQACPKLIDRFKEREENVKMDVFSTFIELLRQTGNVTKGHTDLDESSPRWLLKQEVPKIVRSLNKQLREKSVKTKVGAFSVLKELVVVLPDCLAEHIGSLIPGIEKALCDKSSTSNLKIEALIFTRLVLASHSPPVFHPHIKAISSPVISAVGERYYKVTADALRVCGELVRVLRPNIEGSAFDFKPYVHPIYNAIMARLTNQDQDQEVKECAISCMGLVVSTFGDHLQAELSACLPVLVDRMGNEITRLTAVKAFAVIAASPLHLDLSCVIEQVISELTAFLRKANRALRQATLGTLNTLIVAYGDKIGSAAYEVIVMELSTLISDSDLHMTALALELCCTLMADRRSSANVGLTVRNKVLPQALTLVRSSLLQGQALLALQNFFAALVYSANTSFDTLLDSLLSTAKPSPQSGGVTKQALFSIAQCVAVLCLAAGDQKCSSTVNMLTDSLKDDSSTNSAKQHLALLCLGEIGRRKDLSSHAHIENIVIESFQSPFEEIKSAASYALGNIAVGNLPKYLPFILDKIDNQQKKQYLLLHSLKEVIVRQSVDNAEFQDSSVDKILNLLFNHCESDEEGVRNVVAECLGKIALIEPGKLVPALKERISNPAAFTRATVVIAVKYSIVERPEKIDEILSHEISSFLMLIKDKDRHVRRAAVLALSTAAHNKPNLIKGLLPELLPLLYDQTIIKKELIRTVDLGPFKHTVDDGLELRKAAFECVDTLLDTCLDQVNPSSFIVPYLQSGLDDHYDVKMPCHLILSKLADKCPSAVLAVLDSLVDPLQKTINFRPKQDAVKQEVDRNEDMIRSALRAIASLNRISGGDYSHKFKNLMGEIGKSQTLWEKYCSIRNE; encoded by the exons ATGGCAAATTTGACTATTACAAACATACTCGAGAAG ATGACGGGCAAGGACAAGGACTATAGATATATGGCGACTTCTGACTTGCTGAATGAGTTAAACAAGGAGGGGTTTAAGCTTGATGTTGAGCTTGAAGGGAAGTTATCAAGCACGGTTTTGCAGCAGCTTGATGATGCAGCCGGTGATGTTTCTGGATTGGCTGTGAAATG TCTTGCTCCATTGGCGAAGAAGGTTAGTGAGCAGCAAATTTTAGAGATGACTAATAGGCTTTGTGATAAACTTCTTAATGGAAAAGAACAACACCGGGATATTGCAAGCATAGCTTTGAAGACTATTGTTTCTGAAGTTCCTTCATCATCTATTGCTCAATCCGTCCTCGTCTCAATTTCACCAAAGTTAATAAAAGGGATCACTGCTCCG GGAATGAGCACTGAGATTAAGTGTGAATGTCTTGACATACTATGTGACGTTCTTCACAAGTACGGGAATCTGATGGCTTCTGATCATGAGGCATTGTTAACTTCGTTATTGCCCCAGTTGAGTTCCAATCAAGCCAGTGTTAGGAAGAAGACAGTCTCATGTATAG CATCTTTATCTTCGAGTTTGTCTGATGATTTGCTGGCAAAGGCGACTGTTGAAGTTGTTCGCCTTTTGAGCAAGAAGGGCTCAAAATCGGAGATGATACGAACTAACATTCAGATGATTGGGGCCTTAAG CCGTGCTGTTGGCTATCGTTTTGGTCCCCACCTCGGAGAGACAGTTCCAATGCTAATTAACTACTGTACAAGTGCATCTGAAAATGACGAGGAGCTTCGTGAATATAGTCTGCAG GCACTTGAGAGCTTTTTGCTAAGGTGTCCCCGGGATATTTCTTACTACTGTGATGAAATTTTGCACCTCACCCTGGAATATCTTAGCTATGACCCCAACTTCACCGACAATATGGAGGAAGATATTGATGAAGAAATTCTTGATGAAGAGGAAGATGA CGAGAGTGCTAATGAATACACTGACGATGAAGATGTCAGTTGGAAGGTTAGAAGAGCTGCTGCCAAATGCTTAGCAGCATTGATAGTTACTCGGCCTGAGATGCTATCAAAGCTGTATGAGCAG GCTTGTCCAAAGTTGATTGATAGGTTtaaagaaagagaagagaatgTTAAG ATGGATGTGTTTAGTACATTCATTGAGCTGTTGCGACAAACGGGCAATGTAACAAAAGGACATACTGATCTGGATGAATCTAG TCCTAGATGGCTATTGAAGCAAGAAGTGCCCAAGATTGTTAGATCTTTAAATAAGCAGCTTCGGGAAAAATCTGTGAAGACAAAG GTTGGCGCCTTTTcagttttgaaagaacttgtGGTCGTCCTTCCTGATTGCCTTGCAGAGCACATTGGATCCCTTATTCCTGGAATTGAGAAGGCATTATGT GACAAGTCTTCCACATCAAATTTAAAGATTGAAGCTCTCATATTTACAAGATTAGTGTTGGCATCACATTCACCACCTGTTTTCCACCCACATATTAAG GCCATATCTAGTCCTGTTATATCTGCTGTTGGTGAACGGTATTACAAGGTTACTGCAGATGCATTAAGAGTTTGTGGTGAGCTTGTGCGGGTATTACGGCCAAATATCGAG GGTTCCGCTTTTGATTTCAAACCCTATGTTCATCCAATATATAATGCCATAATGGCGCGTTTGACAAACCAAGATCAGGATCAG GAGGTTAAGGAGTGTGCAATTTCTTGCATGGGGCTCGTAGTTTCAACATTTGGTGATCACCTGCAAGCTGAATTATCTGCATGTCTTCCAGTTCTGGTGGACCGAATGGGCAATGAAATAACTAGACTGACAGCTGTCAAG GCTTTTGCTGTCATAGCTGCTTCTCCGTTGCACCTAGACCTTTCATGTGTCATCGAGCAAGTGATTTCTGAGTTAACCGCGTTCTTACGCAAG GCCAATCGGGCTCTCAGACAAGCTACTCTAGGGACCTTGAACACCCTCATCGTTGCTTATGGTGATAAAATTGGATCTGCTGCTTATGAAGTTATTGTTATGGAACTTTCTACACTAATAAG TGACTCAGACTTACACATGACGGCACTTGCGCTGGAGCTTTGCTGTACATTAATGGCTGACAGAAGGTCAAGCGCAAATGTGGGGTTGACTGTGAGAAATAAAGTTCTTCCTCAAGCCTTAACACTAGTGAGAAGTTCACTACTTCAGGGGCAAGCCCTTCTG GCTCTTCAAAACTTCTTCGCTGCATTGGTTTACTCTGCCAATACAAGCTTTGATACTTTACTGGATTCTCTCCTTTCAACTGCTAAACCATCTCCCCAGTCTGGCGGTGTTACCAAACAAGCTTTATTTTCCATTGCTCAATGTGTGGCAGTTCTTTGTCTTGCCGCTGGTGATCAGAAGTGTTCTTCTACTGTAAACATGTTGACAGACAGCCTGAAAGATGATAGTAGTACTAATTCG GCAAAGCAACATCTTGCGTTGCTATGTTTAGGGGAAATTGGAAGAAGGAAGGACTTAAGTTCACATGCCCATATCGAAAATATTGTCATTGAGTCCTTCCAATCACCTTTTGAAGAGATAAAGTCAGCTGCCTCTTATGCTCTTGGAAACATTGCTGTGGGTAATCTACCGAAGTACTTACCCTTTATCTTAGACAAAATTGATAATCAGCAGAAGAAGCAGTACCTACTGCTCCATTCTTTGAAAGAG GTCATAGTGAGACAGTCTGTAGATAATGCTGAATTCCAGGACTCAAGTGTGGATAAAATACTTAATTTGCTCTTTAATCATTGTGAAAGTGACGAAGAGGGTGTTCGGAATGTCGTAGCTGAGTGCCTGGGAAAAATTGCACTTATTGAACCTGGCAAACTCGTTCCAGCACTGAAG GAGCGGATTAGTAACCCAGCTGCATTCACCAGAGCGACTGTCGTAATTGCGGTGAAATATTCCATAGTTGAGCGGCCAGAGAAGATAGATGAAATCTTGTCTCATGAAATTTCATCTTTCTTGATGCTTATCAAGGATAAAGACCGG CACGTTAGGCGTGCAGCTGTCCTGGCCTTGAGTACTGCAGCTCATAACAAGCCTAACCTGATAAAGGGTCTTCTACCTGAACTCTTGCCACTTCTATATGATCAGACAATAATTAAG aaagaattgATAAGGACGGTTGATCTAGGTCCCTTCAAGCATACAGTTGATGATGGACTTGAACTGAGAAAGGCGGCTTTTGAATGTGTAGACACTTTGCTGGACACATGTCTTGATCAAGTGAATCCCTCATCTTTCATTGTTCCATATCTTCAATCTGGTCTGGATG atcattatgatgttaaaatgccATGCCACCTTATCCTTTCTAAACTTGCTGATAAGTGCCCTTCAGCGGTATTAGCAG TTCTGGATTCTTTGGTGGATCCTCTGCAGAAAACAATAAATTTCAGACCAAAACAGGATGCTGTCAAGCAAGAAGTTGATCGCAACGAAGACATGATTCGAAGTGCCCTTCGAGCAATTGCATCTTTAAATCGTATCAG TGGAGGAGACTACAGCCACAAGTTCAAGAATCTAATGGGTGAAATTGGGAAGTCACAGACACTCTGGGAGAAGTATTGTTCTATCAGGAATGAGTGA